The Acutalibacter muris genomic sequence CAAGGCTTGAATACTCCACGGCGGCGGCCAGGGCCACTATGCCCTGGTGGTTGGCCCCATTGCACATATGGGAGAGCTTTCTGGGGTCGCACTCCTTTATGGGCACCCCCAGCTTTTTGGCCTTTGCGAGAATTGCGGACAGCGGGCCCGCCGCCGGGCCCTTGGCCACATACACGCAGTCGACGGCCCGGCCAGAGCGCAAAGCCTCCGCCACAGGGTTGCGCCCGGCAATCACGCCGTCCCCGTAGCTCTCGTCCTTCGGTCCATGGTTTTCCAAAGTATTGCCCCCTTTTTTGGGCATAATATAATATATTATAACACAATGCTTCGGAATCCGCAAGCCGGTATTTTCTTGCAATTATGTAGGGCGGAGCAAGGCCCCGCCCAAAGTAAACCGGCGTTTCAAATCCCCAGATGCACTATATGGCATACCCCCGGTATGGCCTCGCCCTGCTGCTGGCTGGTGGTGGACATCAGCGCCCCGGTGGCGCAGAACAGGATATTTTTAAGCTCACCGCGCTCCATGCGGTTCAGAAGGTGCCCGCAGAGGACACTGGCCGAACAGCCGCAGCCGGAGCCCCCGGCGTGCACATCCTGGCGCTGCCGGTCAAAGAGCATAAGCCCGCAGTCGTTGTGCACGCCCGAAAGCTCCATGCCGTTGTCCCGGAGCATATCCAAAAGCAGGGTGCTGCCCACATACCCCAGGTCCCCGGTGAAGATGCCGTCATAATCCTTGGGGGCCGTGCCGGTGTCCTCTAAAAAGCGGTAAATGCTGTCCGCCGCCGCCGGGGCCATGGCCGCGCCCATGTTGCTGGGGTCCTTCACCCCCAGGTCCACCACCTTGCCCGCAAGGCCGTGCAGGAGCTTCACCCTCCCCCCCTGCCCCACTATGGCGCAGCCCGAGGCCGTGGCCGTCCACTGGGCGGTGGGGGTGCGCTGGGCCCCGTACTCCAGGGGCGTGCGGAACTGCCGCTCTGCCGAGCAGAAGTGGGAGCTGGTAACGGCCGCAGCTCTCCGGGCTGCTCCACAGTCCACCATTATCCCCGCCATCAGCAGGGTCTGGGCCATAGTGGAGCAGGCCCCGTACTGGCCCAAAAAGGGTATCTGATACTCCAAAAGGCCAAAGGTGGAGGAGATACACTGGTTCAGAAGGTCCCCGGCGAATATCATGTCCACCTCCCCGGCCCCAAGGCCCGCGCCCGCCAGGGCCACGGACACCGCCTCTTTTTGCAGCTGGGCCTCGGCCTTCTCCCAGCTGTCCGTCTGTAGCCGGGTATCGTCAAAGGTCTGGTGGAAGTCCGCCGCAAGGGGCCCCTCGGACTCCTTGCGGCCCCCCACAGCCCCATGGCCCAGCACGGTGGGTGGGGCGGTAAATTCCAAGGTCTGCGCTCCGATTCGTTTCATACTTTCCTCCCGGTGGTTTTGGGTTTATTCTGCCCCAAAGCCGCCGGGCTTATACTCCCTACATC encodes the following:
- a CDS encoding stage V sporulation protein AD, coding for MKRIGAQTLEFTAPPTVLGHGAVGGRKESEGPLAADFHQTFDDTRLQTDSWEKAEAQLQKEAVSVALAGAGLGAGEVDMIFAGDLLNQCISSTFGLLEYQIPFLGQYGACSTMAQTLLMAGIMVDCGAARRAAAVTSSHFCSAERQFRTPLEYGAQRTPTAQWTATASGCAIVGQGGRVKLLHGLAGKVVDLGVKDPSNMGAAMAPAAADSIYRFLEDTGTAPKDYDGIFTGDLGYVGSTLLLDMLRDNGMELSGVHNDCGLMLFDRQRQDVHAGGSGCGCSASVLCGHLLNRMERGELKNILFCATGALMSTTSQQQGEAIPGVCHIVHLGI